The Cervus elaphus chromosome 9, mCerEla1.1, whole genome shotgun sequence genomic interval tggtttttcttttatatatacttttcttGGTACTCAAATTATACTCTTTCCAAatcttttttcctctacattgaAGATAAGGAATTTCTCAGAAAGCAAATGAAATGTCATTGTGCTCTGTGCTCAATATCTGACTCTTGATTATCTTTGAAGACAAAAGATAAAATCTTTAAAGAgttaaatggggggggggggcaaagaGATTATTTATATTGCCATCAACACCCTGAGGAAAACAGGTCATTTGATatgcttatttctttaaaaacccaCATCACTATTTCtaactctgtttttaaaaattgttttatagcACTTGTATGTATTCTCTTCCCATTGCAATAGAGACGTGTTCCTTTTAGTTTGTGATTACCAGCTCAACTCATTTGGTTCAACTTCATAAcctataataaaaatacattttttcaaaaaaattcattGAGCCAcaataaaactattttagaaaaatttgaaaGCCTTTTACAGAATCTTAATGCTAAACATAATAGTTAAATGCTAAATGCTAATATAGTTAAATGTTAGTTAAATGCTAGTTAGTTATAGCTAAAATAGTTAAATGCTAAATATAATTAGTTAAccaatctaaaatttaaaaattttaagtgaattaaaagGGATTATCTCATAATAATCTCTATATGAATGTCTACTAAACACTGTTGGACCATTTAAATcagaatttcaaataaaattgtaaggCTTTTCTGAATATAGCTAGAAGCTCataggaaagaaaacaagcaTTACTTCCCTTTGAAAGTGGATATATTTCTATTGGGAAAATAAGTGTtgcaaatataaatttaattgaCCATTATTTAATACTCTGTAGTACTTTCATTCCACTTTATTCCACCCAGTAATGGCAAtccacctccagtattcttgcctgggaaatcccatggacagaggaacctggcggggtacagcccatggggtcgcaaaagagtcggacacgacttagggactaaacaacaacaagaaaactacagatatCAGTTGAGAAACtaaagaagaaatgtaaaataaaatatgcaacaaaAAATAGAGTCCCCTTTGTTTTCTATTGCATACATAAGTGGGTGCAGTAACTTCTGAGGACTCTGAGCGCCGCTGTTCACCTACTACGAGAGAACCGAAGCCAGCGCTCAATCCGGATTGTCAGGGCTCCAGCTACACAAAGCTCCACGGTTACTGCAAACCAGCTCCAGGGCTGCAGCGAAACTCACTTCAGAATTGAAGGTGCGCAGGCCGCAGAGACTTCTGCAGCCCGAGTATGAAAAAGGAATCAACCAAAACACAGCGTGCCCAGTGAGGACATAGCAAAAATCCCGTCACCAGACAACAATGGCCGCTCAAAGGAATCGCTCCTACCTCATCGCGCTGGTCCAGCTCTGCCTTCTCCTCTGTATGTCGTGGGAGACCGAAGCTCGGCAGATCCGCTACTCGGTTCCCGAGGAGTTAGAGAGAGGTTCTTTTGTGGGCAACATCTCCAAAGACTTGGGACTGGAGCCCCGGGAGCTAGCGGAGCGAGGAGTCcgaatcgtctccagaggtagGACGCAGCTCTTTGCTCTGAACCCGCGAAGCGGCAGCTTGGTCACCGCGGGCAGGATAGACCGGGAGGAGCTCTGCGCTCAGAGCGCGCGGTGTCTGGTGAGTTTTAACATTCTTGTGGAAGATAGGGTGAAACTTTTCGGAGTAGAAATAGAAGTAACTGATATCAATGATAATGCACCAAAATTTCAAGCAGAAAATCTAGatgtaaaaattaatgaaaacgtCGCTCCAGGAATGCGTTTTCCTCTCCCGGAAGCTGTTGATCCAGATGTGGGCGTGAACTCCCTACAGAGCTACCAGCTCAGCTCCAATAAGCACTTCTCTCTAGCAGTTCAAAGCCGTGTCAATGGCGTTAAGTCCCCGGAGCTGGTGCTGGAGCACGCCCTGGATCGCGAGGAAGAGGCAATGCACCGTCTGGTTCTCACTGCCGTCGACGGGGGAGACCCTCTCCGATCTGGCACTGTCCTCATCAGTGTAACTGTTTTCGATGCAAATGACAATGCACCAGTCTTCAGTTTGCCTGAATACCGAGTGAGTGTCCCGGAGAACTTGCCTGTGGGCTCACGGTTATTGACAGTCACCGCCACCGACAGGGATGAAGGTGCCAACGGAGAAGTGACATATTCATTCCGAAAATTACCTGACACACAATTGTTGAAATTCCAACTAAACAAAAATACTGGGGAAATAAAGCTATCAGAAAATCTAGATTACGAAGAGACAGGTTtctatgaaatagaaatacaAGCTGAAGATGGAGGGGCATATCTTGCAACTGCTAAAGTATTGATTACAATAGAAGATGTAAATGACAACAGTCCAGAGGTAACCATCACATCTCTGTTTAGTCCCCTGATGGAAGATTCACCTCTAGGGACTGTTGTAGCTCTTTTAAATGTGCATGATCTGGACTCTGGACAGAATGGACAGGTCACCTGTTCCATACTGGGGAATCTGCCATTTAAGTTAGAAAAATCGATTGATAGTTATTATAGATTGGTGACACACACAGTTCTTGACAGGGAACAGGTATCCTCTTACAATATCACATTAAGAGCCACAGATGGAGGAATTCCACCCCTATCAACAGAAACTCACTTCACCCTGCAAGTGGCAGATATCAACGACAACCCACCTACGTTCTCTCACATCTCCTACTTTACCTATATCCCAGAGAACAACCCCAGAGGTGCCTCCATCTTCTCGGTGACTGCACTGGATCCAGACAGCAAAGAAAATGCCCAGGTTATTTACTCCCTGGCTGAAGACACTATCCAGGGGGCACCACTATCGTCCTATATCTCCATCAATTCTGACACAGGAGTCCTATATGCACTGCGATCCTTCGACTATGAGCAGTTCCGTAATCTGCAGATGCAAGTGACAGCCACTGACAGTGGGGACCCACCACTCAGCAGCAACGTGTCACTGAGCATATTCGTGCTGGACCAGAATGACAATGCGCCAGATATCCTGTATCCTGCCCTCCCTACCGATGGCTCCACAGGCGTGGAACTGGCACCCCGCTCTGCAGAGCCAGGATACCTGGTGACCAAGGTGGTGGCAGTGGACAGAGACTCGGGACAGAACGCCTGGCTGTCCTACCGCCTGCTCAAGGCCAGCGAGCCAGGACTCTTCTCGGTGGGGCTGCACACGGGCGAGGTGCGCACAGCGCGGGCCCTGCTGGACAGAGACGCGCTCAAGCAGAGCCTGGTAGTGGTGGTCCAGGACCATGGGCAGCCCCCTCTCTCGGCTACCGTCACGCTCACGGTGGCTGTGGCCGACAGCATCCCAGATGTCCTTGCTGATCTGGGCAGCTTGGAGGTCCCGCCGGCCTCTGATGCTTCAGACCTCACCCTGTATCTGGTGGTGGCTGTGGCCGCGGTCTCCTGCGTCTTCCTCGCCTTTGTCATTGTACTGGTGGCGCTCAAGCTGAGAGGCTGGCACACGTCGCGTCTGCTCCAGGCTTCCGGAGGCGGATTGGGCGTACCAGCCTCGAACTTTGTGGGCGTGGACGGGGTACGGACTTTCCTGCAGTCCTATTCCCACGAGGTCTCTCTCACCGCGGACTCGCGGAGGAGTCATGTGATCTTTCCGCAACCCAACTACGCGGACACACTTATCAGCCAGGAGAGCTGTGAGAAAAAAGATCCTCTGTCTTTGTTAGATGATTCGAAGTTTCCTGTAGAAGATACCCCTTTGGTGCCAGTGAGTTCTGTTTTTGCTCCTTTTCTCACCTTTAAGAATTATGATTAGTTTTACTGTTAGGTTTGCAGCATGATGGTGGGATCCTAATCctaattttttcacttttccctcCATTTCAATGACATTGGCTTCTGGCTAAAACATTGAGGAATAGAATTAAGGATTAATTAAGAATTAAGAATAACCATTAATTACTTGATGATAATTAAGGCtaatatgtttttactttctggtAAATATTCACTTAATCCTAGTGAAGGCTTATTATCATAGGTTGTTATGATTAGCTTCACAGAGTcttgtgttttataattttgttgcaTATGGTACTCGCAATTCCTAAGAGAAGACTTTCATATAGAAGTGTCTTGTCAATTTGTGTGCTCTCCTGGTGGCTACATGCTGAAATCCTTAGACAACCCTGCCTCTTGTTATGAAGTCAGGCCTGGTAAGAATAGGTAAATGTCAGAAACAAATGCATTAGCCTTACTGGAAATCCTGCCCATtttcagtaatattccattaacaATTCATAACAATATGTGCTTaaatttttgaagtataatcATACCTGGTAACACTGCAGCATCCATTTTGCCTGTGATTCTAATTTCATACTGTCATGTGGAAGATAtaccattttaattttactttccttGTTCTATAGGGACTCCAGAGAACCGATAGAAGGTATTATGTTAAGCAGACTTGAGGTTCTGCTTTCTCTGCACTTTTTTGTTAAATTCTCCAATCTCTAaggctgaaatatatatatatatataaatatatatatatatatatatatatataaaatttggggAGATAGACTGGTACATGTTCCCAAGTACAGGAGCAAAGATGCATGCCAAAGTAATTTCAGTGACTATAGACAGAATGGAAGATCCACCCGAAACTGAAAACTCTGAAATTTACAGTCAAAATAaacttaaagttaaaaaaagtcaTTTCTGCATGATAGGTGAATCAAGCAGAGAAGTACACAGAATTCTAAACAGATGGTCAGTGGAACTACTGATGAGTCCATTTAAAGTGATGATAGTGATGTATTTGGTTTGATCTCTAACTattctattaatttatattaatgttCTTCTAAACTCATATGGTAGCATAAAGTCAAATCATGCCCTAATGTGTTTCAAAGTGTTTATgagacatgattttttttcccatgtcaTTCAACTTTTGTTCAAGGATATGTCTGTGGAAAAGAGCAAAGTTACTATCTTTGGAGCTATAgtcaataacttttattttttaacttccaaATAATTGAATCTTTTACATTTCTGACCATGAGAGTCAAAATTATTCTgcatatatttcaaataattctattattttgaaaaaacacaGGTTTAAAAAAAGCTACTCTTTTGGCATGGTAGCTATTGTTGGCAAATATGTTGAAATATactaattattttaaagcaatataGGACACCTTAGATGACTGTAATGAATACTAAAGTGGTTGTATTCTAGTTCTTAAATATGGGGGGATGGATTAAGCCTAGATTTAagaccaaaaataatttttatgctcATCTTTAGTACTTTCCTTTGTGGATACTTACTCTTTAAAGGATCTACTGTGATTGCCTCTTGATAGAACTGGATAGCAGTAGGCGATGGAATAGGAGATCTGTTTTGCATTCGACATTCTTCTGtgccttttatatattttttaagaactgTTTCACCCTATTCAATatctatgtaaaattttaacatataaaatattggtttagccaaaaagttcattcgggtttttccgTAAGATGTTACAAACTTTTGGTCAACACAATATATAATAGTTTTgaccatgtgaaaaaaaaagtttcatgaagaaaacagaatcaCTGGAGGAATAAGGTTCAAATATTTTAGCTGCGGTCATCTTGTCTTTAAAGAAAGACTTcctgaaataaagcagaaaacGTAAGCTGCGGTTCCACACGAAGCCTCTGGGCGCCGCTGTCGGCCAGTGCAGGGCAAGCTCTGAAGCCCGGGATTCCTCAGCCTTTAGGCAGGGATTTCCTGCGCAGCCACcaacacagagagaaggaaacccGCTTATACACTGGGGCTCCTGGCCGCGCAGATTCTCCCTAGCGCACAAGGATTCCCAGCCCCTAGACTGGGGGTCTGCCTGTCCTGGGCCAAATGCTTTACCAGTGTGCCATGTGCACTTTCTCCAACTAGAAAGACTGGGACCCAGCAAGAACTAGAGCGCGCAATGGGAGGGAGCTGCACGCAGACACGCCCGGCTGACCGGAGGCAGGTACTGTTTCTCTTCCTGCTGCCTTTGTTCTACCCCGCGCTCTGCGAGCAGATCCGCTACTCGATTCCCGAGGAGCTGGCCAAAGGCTCCGTGGTAGGGAATCTCGCCAGGGATCTAGGGCTCAGTGTCCTGGATGTGTCGGCTCGAAAGCTGAGAGTTAGTGCGGAGAAGCTGCTCTTCAACGTAGACGCGGAGAGCGGGGACTTACTTGTAAAGGACCGAATAGACCGTGAGCAGATATGCAAAGAGAGAAGATGTGAATTGCAGTTGGAAGCCGTGGTGGAaaatcctttaaatatttttcatatcattGTGATTGTTGAAGATATTAATGACCATGCTCCTCAATTCCATAAGGATGAAATATTCTTAGAAATTAGTGAATCTGTCAGCCCGGGGACTGGAACAATTCTTGAGCCTGCAAATGATCCCGATATTAGTATGAATTCACTGAGCAAATACCAACTAAGTCCTAATGAGTATTTCTCCTTAGTGGTGAAAGACAATCCTGACGGGGGCAGATATCCAGAACTGGTATTGAAGAAGGCCCTGGACCGAGAAACGCAGAGCGTTCACCATTTGGTGCTGACAGCCTTAGACAGCGGGGATCCGCCGCAAAGCGGCACAGCTCAGATCCAAGTCCTGGTGGTGGATGCCAACGATAACCCCCCTGTGTTCAGCCAAGATGTGTACAAGGCCAGCCTTCGGGAAGATGTGCCCCCAGGCACCTTCGTGCTGAGGGTGAGCGCTACCGATCAAGACGAAGGCGTCAATGCAGAGATCACCTACTCATTTCTTGGTGTGGCTGATACAGTCCGGCACGTGTTCTCTCTGGATTCTGCTACAGGAAACATCATAACTCATCAACCCTTGGATTATGAAAATGTAGGAAGATACGCCATGGTTGTGGAAGCAAAGGACAGAGGATCCCTCTCTACACGGTGTAAAGTAATTATAGAGGTTTTGGACGAAAATGACAACAGCCCAGAAATAATCATCACTTCTCTTTCAGATCAGATTTTAGAGGATTCCCCGCCAGGAATGGTTGTGGCTCTCTTCAAAACACGGGACCAGGATTCCAAGGAAAATGGAGAAGTCACGTGTAATTTAAGTAGAGACAGTCCGTTTAAAATTCATTCTTCTTCTAATAATTACTACAAGTTAGTAACAGATGGGGCCCTGGACAGAGAACGGACTCCGCAATACAACGTCACTATCACAGCCATTGACCGGGGCAAGCCACCCCTCTCCTCCAGCACTACCATTACCCTACGCATCACTGATGTCAACGACAACGCTCCGGTTTTCCACCAGGCCTCCTATGTGGTCCACGTGGCAGAGAACAACCCACCCGGCGCTTCCATCACCCAAGTCAGCGCTCGCGACCCAGACCTGGGACCCAACGGCCAGGTCTCATACTCCATCGTGGCCAGCGACCTGGAGCCACGCGCGCTGTCGTCCTACGTGTCCGTGAATCCGCAGAGCGGCGTGGTGTTCGCACAGCGCGCCTTCGACCACGAGCAGCTGCGCGCCTTCCAGCTGACGCTGCAGGCCCACGACCACGGCTCGCCCGCGCTCAGCTCCAACGTGAGCCTGCGCGTGCTGGTGGGCGACCGCAACGACAACGCGCCCAGGGTGCTGTACCCGGCGCTGGGACCCGACGGCTCGGCGCTCTTCGACACGGTGCCCCGCGCCGCGCAGCCCGGCTACCTGGTCACCAAGGTGGTGGCGGTGGACGCAGACTCTGGACACAACGCCTGGCTGTCCTACCACGTGCTGCAGGCCAGCGAGCCCGGACTGTTCAGCGTGGGGCTGCGCACGGGCGAGGTGCGGACGGCGAGGGCCTTGGGCGACAGGGACGCGGCCCGCCAGCGCCTGCTGGTCGCTGTGCGCGATGGGGGACAGCCGCCCCTCTCGGCCACCGCCACGCTGCTCCTGGTTTTCGCCGACAGCCTGCAGGAGGCGCTGCCGGACCTCAGTGACCGCCCGGCACCCCCTGACCCCCAGTCTGAGCTGCAGTTTTACCTGGTGGTGGCCTTGGCCTTGATCTCGGTCCTCTTCCTCCTTACGGTGATTCTGGCCATCGCCGTGCGCCTTCGAAGCTCTTCCAGCCCCAGCGCCAGGGGCTTCTTTGGGTCTATTCTTTGTTCTAAGTCTGGTCCTGAGATTCCTCATAACTACAGTGAGGGAACGTTGCCCTATGCCTATAATTTATGTGTGCCTGGGAATCAAACTAATCCAGAACTTAATTTTCTCACATCTGTTGAACACTGTCCTGCCACACAAGACATTCTCAACAAAGATAGCTCTTCAGTGCTATTGGGTAGCATTTTAACTCCTAGTGTTGAAGCAGATAAGAACACTTTTAAACAGGTAAGTACTTAATACTTTTTATATTCCAGTATGCCAATATATTCTAATAGAGCACTTTTTTGAGATTTTAGATTCCATCTCTTGATAAAGTTCCTAAAATAAATGTAGTTCAAACCCATGGGTATTACTGTTAAGACTAAAGTTTACAATGCTGCAAACCCTCtactattcaaatatattttaaggtaAAGTATATGGAGAAGGCTCAGGCCAATTTTTCATGAAAtagaatacctttttttttttttttgcggtggcatgtgggatattagttccctgaccagggattgaagctgcacctctttgcactggaagcatggagtctcaaccactggaccaccagggaagttcctagaaTACCTTTTAATTAAGGATATGGAATACAGTTAAGATTTGTATTGTGGTATTTTAAATGACAACTCTAATGCGATCCCCATTCTCTATaatgttttatctttgttttacTCAACAAAGAAACAATGGTAAGAATTATAGTCATAATCCTAACTGATGATTTTGTTGGAACAGTGCTAGTTACACAACCACAAATACTGCTCCCTTCAGTCAATAAAAGCCAAAGGGAATCAAATCTAACCTGCAAGTTTTCAGTTCCAGTagtctgaaaaaaatttaagattagCAAGCCtttttaataattattctttTCATAAGTGCTCTTGCTAAACCTTTAACATCATATCACCTAACTTTATTGTCTGCAATTTTATGCTTTACAAATACTTGCGATTCTCAAAGAGGGAAATGTAATAACTTCCGAACAGGAACAATAGTTGCGTTTTTCTTTCTCGTTGCAATAATAAGATTGGGCTCCAGGCGCCGCTGTTCACCAATTAGGGAACGGGAAGCTTCAAGCTACAgaatccctccctcccccctacCTCTACCTCACAAAGCTGAGTGAGGTGGATACTCACAGATCCGGATGCTGAAAACGTAAAAGTACTTCTCTTCGCTCTCTAATATATTTTTGGATGTAGTCGGCCAGGGACTTCGTAGACACATAAGCTGATTCAGAACCAAAAGGCTCAAGAAACCGCGGAATATCGGCTCAGCCATGGCGAATCGGCAACTGCTTCTGGATCGCAGGGGGCTGGTCCTACTGTATATTTTCCTGGGGACGCTGCAGGAGTCGGGGGCCGGGCAGATCCGATACTTGGTGCCggaagagacagaaaaaggcTTCTTCGTGGGCAATATTTCCAAGGAcctggggctggagcccagggaaCTGGCGGAGCGCGGAGTCCGCATTGTCTCCAGAGGAAAGACGCAGCTTTTCGCTCTAAATCCGCGAAGTGGCAGCTTGACCACCGCGGGTAGGATAGACCGGGAGGAGCTATGTGAGGCGGTTTCCTCCTGTTTTTTAAACATGGAGATACTTGTGGAAGACACCCTGAAGATTTACGGAGTGGAGGTGGAAATAATGGATATTAATGATAACGCCCCCAGCTTCCGGGAGGAGGAAGTAGAGATAAAAGTCAGTGAGCACGCAACTCCAGGATCGCGATTTCCTCTTCCTAACGCTAGGGATCCAGACGTGGGAATGAACTCCCTCCAGCGCTACCAGCTCAATCCTAACAGCTACTTTTCCTTGCAAGGGCGAGGCAAAACGGAAGGGGCCAAGAATCCTGAGCTAGTGCTGGAGGGGAGCCTGGACCGGGAAAAACAGGCTGCTCATCACCTCCTCCTCACAGCCTTAGATGGAGGAGATCCCATCCGCCAGGGCACTGTTCCCATCCGTGTTGTGGTTCTTGATATAAATGACCATATCCCAAAGTTTACGCATTCTGTATATGAAGTGAGTGTTGCTGAGAACCTCAGCTCTGGAATTCGGGTGCTCACGGTAAACGCAACTGATCCAGATGAAGGAATCAATGGGGAAGTGGTGTATTCATTTCTAAATATGGAAAGCAAAGCTTCTGAGATATTCCAGTTGGATTCCCAATCTGGAGAAGTCTTAATACAGGGTTCTTTGGATTTTGAGAAATATAGATTTTATGAGATGGAAATTCAAGCCCAAGATGGTGGAGGTCTCTCTACCACTGCTAAAATGTTGGTCACAGTCCTGGATGTGAATGATAATGCTCCAGAAATAACTATCACATCTTCTACTAATTCAGTGCTGGAAAACTCTCCTCCTGGTACAGTGATTGCTCTTCTAAATGTGCAAGATCAAGACTCCGGAGAAAATGGTCAAGTCTCCTGTTTCATTCCAAATAACCTGCCTTTTGAACTAGAAAAGACTTACGGAAATTATTACAAGTTGATAACAAACAGAGCATTGGACAGGGAGCAGGTTCAGAGCTATGATATAACACTGACAGCGACAGATCAGGGAAGTCCACCCTTATCTACAGAAACTCACATTTTACTGAATGTAGCAGATGACAATGATAACCCCCCCGCTTTTACTCACTCCTCTTATTCTGCCTACATTCTGGAAAACAACCCCAGAGGGGCCTCCTTCTTCTCGGTGACTGCACTCGACCAGGACAGTAAAGAGAATGCCCAGGTCACTTATTCTCTGGCAGAGGATACCCTCCAGGGAGCACCTCTATCCTCCTACGTCTCCATAAACTCAGACACCGGTGTTCTGTATGCCCTGTGTTCCTTCGACTATGAACAGTTCCATGAACTGCAGTTGTGGGTGACAGCGCATGACAGTGGGAACCCACCACTCAGCAGCAATGTATCACTGAGCATATTCGTGCTCGACCAGAATGACAACGTGCCAGAAATCTTATACCCTGCCCTCCCCACGGATGGTTCCACTGGTGTGGAGCTGGCACCCCGCTCAGCAGAGCCCGGCTACCTGGTCACCAAGGTGGTGGCAGTGGACAGAGACTCGGGACAGAACGCCTGGCTGTCCTACCGCCTGCTCAAGGCCAGCGAGCCAGGACTCTTCTCGGTGGGGCTGCACACGGGCGAGGTGCGCACAGCGCGGGCGCTGCTGGACAGAGACGCGCTCAAGCAGAGCCTGGTGGTGGCGGTCCAGGACCACGGCCAGCCCCCTCTCTCAGCCATCGTCACGCTCACTGTGGCTGTGGCTGACAGCATCCCCGATGTCCTGGCTGATTTAGGCAGTCTGGAGTCTCCAGCCAGCCCCGAAGACTCAGGCCTCACACTCTATCTGGTGGTGGCGGTGGCCGCGGTCTCCTGTGTCTTCCTAGCCTTTGTCATCGTGCTACTGACGCTCAGATTGCGGCGCTGGCACCTGTCGCGTCTGCTCCAGACTTCGGGCAGCGGGTTGGCTGGCGTGCCGGCGTCTCAGTTTGTGGGCGTGGACGGGGTGCGGGCTTTCCTGCAGACCTATTCGCACGAGGTGTCGCTCACCGCGGACTCTCGGGGGAGTCACGTGATCTTCCCGCAGCCGAACTACGCGGACACGCTCATCAGCCAGGAGAGCTgtgggaaaagcgagcctctttTGATAACTGAAGATTCAGCTGCAGGTTTAGGCAAATATGATCCTACTGGTAATCAGGTGAGATTTATTTCCTGCCTTCCTATTGTTGATGTCTGTGCATAggtctttttaaatgacttttttcttttcctgagccTGTTGTATAAACTGTTTGGGAGGGGGCGTATGTTCTTTTATAAAGCAAAAGCATGTGAAATTTTGTGCTTTACCTCATCAAGTTATCATTAGTTTTCAGAAAGGTTttgtgaaagtttttttttcttttggtcctggcaggttcttttgtttctttgttttaatttcagaGGTCCAGTTGTGTTATCATGGCTTGCTTGGTTTTAAGTTgaattttagtaatatttttctATCATCAGTATTTGGCTATCAATGTAAACTGGTTGTGTTCAAGTTAATGattcataaacatttttatttatttcatttcagctTTGTATTGCCTCCATGGATGTATAATTATATTCTACAATTAATTGTTTTACTTCTAATATTCAAGTTGATTCAACAGCATACTTACTCTAgctctttttcctcatctataatacatatacacacatactcacacatataCACTTTTACACACATCAGCTTTTTTTTCTGAGCACAAAACAATTCTCTTTTGACTTTTGGTGACTAGCAATATGTTTAGCTTCTGTTGATTATTTCAACCTGATCTCATTTCTTTTCGTCATTAAAATAAGACATACTGACTCCCTTTTAAATATGAGGCTCTCTTGGGAGAGAAAATGTAGAACATATTTTCCCCCTTAAGTTCTAGACATCTTTTCTATTTATACAGTGAAATCATTAGATTGTTCTGAAGAAGTAGTTGAATTGTAGAACTGGtgttatttccttttattcttttacttgAACTTTAGTGTCTGTGTATTGTTgaggaatttttttaatgtagtaaatTCTCCTATagaaataacttttaattttgatccagtgcttctcaaaaagttattttcaaattgGCTAaacatgtttacattttttagatTTATTCATATGGAATATTTTGTGAATATAAGAGATGGAGTGGGTATTCAGACTTCATGAGATTAAtttagctggtattcctctggatatttttgtttgttttcagtatgCTTAGGAGCCTTGGACTCATCTTTATTTCCTTTGCAAACTCactttaaagcattttattgaagtatggttgatttacaatgttaatttgtGCTGCATAGAAAAATTGATTACATTCTatggaatatacacacacacacacatatgggcttccctcatagttcagttgataaagaatccacctgcaatgcagaagaccccagttagattcctgggtcaggaagatcctctggagaagggataagctacctactccagtattcttggacttcccttgtggctcagctggtagaatccacctgcagtgtgggagacctggattcaacccctgggttgggaagatcccctggagaagggaaagactacctactccagtattctggcctagagaattccatggactgtatactacatggggtctcaaagagtcggacacaactgagcgactttcactttcactatatacatatgcttttttctcattatggtttatcacaggatgttgaatatagtcccttgtgctataaagtagggcttgttgtttatccatccatccttaTAATAGtttcatc includes:
- the LOC122700287 gene encoding protocadherin gamma-B7-like → MGGSCTQTRPADRRQVLFLFLLPLFYPALCEQIRYSIPEELAKGSVVGNLARDLGLSVLDVSARKLRVSAEKLLFNVDAESGDLLVKDRIDREQICKERRCELQLEAVVENPLNIFHIIVIVEDINDHAPQFHKDEIFLEISESVSPGTGTILEPANDPDISMNSLSKYQLSPNEYFSLVVKDNPDGGRYPELVLKKALDRETQSVHHLVLTALDSGDPPQSGTAQIQVLVVDANDNPPVFSQDVYKASLREDVPPGTFVLRVSATDQDEGVNAEITYSFLGVADTVRHVFSLDSATGNIITHQPLDYENVGRYAMVVEAKDRGSLSTRCKVIIEVLDENDNSPEIIITSLSDQILEDSPPGMVVALFKTRDQDSKENGEVTCNLSRDSPFKIHSSSNNYYKLVTDGALDRERTPQYNVTITAIDRGKPPLSSSTTITLRITDVNDNAPVFHQASYVVHVAENNPPGASITQVSARDPDLGPNGQVSYSIVASDLEPRALSSYVSVNPQSGVVFAQRAFDHEQLRAFQLTLQAHDHGSPALSSNVSLRVLVGDRNDNAPRVLYPALGPDGSALFDTVPRAAQPGYLVTKVVAVDADSGHNAWLSYHVLQASEPGLFSVGLRTGEVRTARALGDRDAARQRLLVAVRDGGQPPLSATATLLLVFADSLQEALPDLSDRPAPPDPQSELQFYLVVALALISVLFLLTVILAIAVRLRSSSSPSARGFFGSILCSKSGPEIPHNYSEGTLPYAYNLCVPGNQTNPELNFLTSVEHCPATQDILNKDSSSVLLGSILTPSVEADKNTFKQIGLQAPLFTN